From the genome of Actinomycetota bacterium, one region includes:
- a CDS encoding GYD domain-containing protein yields the protein MATYILISSLTDEGCATLTKNPDRIKEVNKDVEAMGGKVLSQYVILGQYDFINIVEAPNNETIAKISVQLSSRGTVRIMTLPAIDVDSFIESLK from the coding sequence ATGGCTACCTACATCCTCATCAGCAGCCTCACCGACGAGGGATGCGCCACCTTGACCAAGAATCCGGACCGCATCAAGGAGGTCAACAAGGACGTCGAGGCCATGGGCGGAAAGGTGCTCTCTCAGTACGTCATCCTGGGTCAGTACGATTTCATCAACATCGTGGAGGCCCCCAACAACGAGACCATCGCCAAGATCTCGGTGCAGCTCTCCTCGCGCGGCACGGTGCGCATCATGACCCTGCCGGCCATCGACGTGGACTCCTTCATCGAGAGCCTGAAGTGA
- a CDS encoding polysaccharide deacetylase family protein: MNAGRSPRRGRKRDKAASLLLVAALSLAAVLCPGGMPAGERAAASSSPRAVLTFDDGYGFDHRILDFLSSRGIAASAFVIGSWAQRNPELLKEMNALGWDICNHTQNHPWLTRLTDDRIRAELNACQAAIASITGQNLPVFRPPGGFIDARVTAAAASVGLSPVMWDFDSMDALNTSLSVQERVNRMVASARDGSIILFHFGGRGTIDLVTGVVEGLRRRGFTFVTLSELYGWKKMVRGGEAGPGAREPALRQVFAEGTTREGFEEWLLVFNPNPDPAALHASYYAGEEWVRKEYEVPARGRLSVAVNREVPWRGDVAAVLEASLPVVAERSIYFNRGGGCGGGTTALGVAEGATVHYLPEGTVRLGFEAHLALFNPGARTAAVRVALHGAAGEAWSGELELRPLMRLTLRLNDLVPEGDYSATVHATEKVAVERSQYFVYDGFCPGASCSPGMTEPATKLCFAEGTTRERCDSYLALFNPCAYATCLVLRMHVSDGSVREERMCLGAGERKTLRLDRYLPPGCDYSLEVLSLLPVAAERAAYFQDHNLAGGFCDVGVADPSRRWIFAEGSTGPGFRQWLILFNPNPRELAASVTYLCSGEELAREYPLPPGGRVTVDVGAEVGERPEVAMEVSCEEGIAAERALYFDRMMP; this comes from the coding sequence GTGAACGCCGGGCGCTCGCCGCGGAGGGGACGAAAGAGGGACAAGGCCGCATCGCTCCTCCTGGTCGCCGCCCTGTCCCTTGCCGCCGTCCTCTGTCCCGGAGGTATGCCTGCCGGGGAGAGGGCGGCCGCCTCTTCCTCTCCCCGCGCCGTGCTCACCTTCGACGACGGCTACGGGTTCGACCACCGCATCCTCGACTTCCTGTCCTCGCGGGGCATCGCCGCCTCCGCCTTCGTCATCGGCTCCTGGGCGCAGCGGAACCCCGAGCTGCTCAAGGAGATGAACGCTCTGGGGTGGGACATCTGCAACCACACCCAGAACCACCCCTGGCTCACCAGGCTCACCGACGACCGGATACGGGCGGAGCTCAACGCCTGCCAGGCGGCGATCGCCTCCATCACCGGACAGAACCTCCCCGTCTTCCGCCCCCCCGGGGGCTTCATCGACGCCAGGGTCACCGCCGCGGCGGCCTCGGTGGGCCTCTCCCCGGTGATGTGGGACTTCGACAGCATGGACGCCCTCAACACCTCCCTCTCGGTGCAGGAGCGCGTCAACCGTATGGTGGCCTCGGCCCGGGACGGCAGCATCATCCTCTTCCATTTCGGGGGACGCGGCACCATCGACCTGGTCACCGGAGTGGTCGAAGGCCTGCGCCGCAGGGGCTTTACCTTCGTGACCCTGAGCGAGCTATATGGATGGAAGAAGATGGTGCGGGGCGGAGAGGCCGGTCCCGGGGCCAGGGAGCCGGCCTTGCGCCAGGTCTTCGCCGAGGGCACCACGCGAGAGGGCTTCGAGGAATGGCTGCTGGTCTTCAACCCCAACCCCGACCCGGCCGCCCTGCATGCCAGCTATTATGCCGGGGAGGAGTGGGTTCGGAAAGAGTACGAGGTACCGGCGCGGGGCCGCCTCTCGGTCGCCGTGAACCGGGAGGTGCCCTGGAGAGGGGACGTGGCGGCGGTGCTGGAGGCCTCTCTCCCCGTGGTCGCGGAGCGGAGCATCTATTTCAACCGCGGGGGCGGTTGCGGGGGCGGCACCACCGCCCTGGGGGTGGCGGAGGGCGCCACTGTCCACTATCTCCCCGAGGGCACGGTGAGGCTTGGATTCGAGGCCCACCTTGCCCTCTTCAACCCGGGAGCGAGGACGGCGGCGGTGAGGGTGGCGCTGCACGGCGCGGCAGGAGAGGCCTGGTCCGGCGAGCTGGAGTTGAGACCGCTCATGCGCCTCACCCTGCGCCTCAACGACCTCGTGCCGGAGGGCGATTATTCCGCCACCGTGCACGCCACCGAGAAAGTGGCCGTGGAGCGCTCCCAGTATTTCGTCTACGACGGTTTCTGCCCGGGGGCGAGTTGTTCCCCGGGGATGACGGAGCCGGCCACGAAGCTCTGTTTCGCCGAGGGCACCACCCGCGAGCGGTGCGATTCCTACCTGGCCCTCTTCAACCCCTGCGCCTACGCTACGTGCCTGGTGCTGAGGATGCATGTGTCGGACGGCAGCGTGAGAGAGGAGAGGATGTGCCTGGGGGCGGGGGAGCGAAAGACGCTGCGCCTCGACCGCTATCTGCCGCCCGGCTGCGACTACTCCCTGGAGGTCCTTAGCCTCCTGCCAGTGGCCGCGGAACGCGCGGCCTACTTCCAAGACCACAACCTCGCGGGAGGGTTCTGCGACGTGGGGGTGGCGGACCCCTCGCGGCGGTGGATCTTCGCGGAGGGAAGCACGGGGCCGGGGTTCAGGCAGTGGCTTATCCTCTTCAACCCCAACCCTCGAGAGCTGGCGGCTTCGGTCACCTATCTCTGCAGCGGGGAGGAGCTGGCGCGCGAGTACCCGCTGCCGCCGGGAGGGAGGGTCACGGTGGACGTGGGGGCGGAGGTCGGGGAACGTCCCGAGGTGGCCATGGAGGTCTCCTGCGAGGAGGGGATAGCGGCGGAGCGCGCCCTGTATTTCGACCGCATGATGCCTTGA
- a CDS encoding rubrerythrin family protein: protein MGEKTRQNLYDAYTGESKAVVRLKAFAKKAEEEEYEGVAKLFRAVAESEAVHAFNNLRLLREIKDTETNLEEALASEQKIAAVGYDSFIAEAEAEGEKAAATMFAYARDVEERHAKLYEGALQHMVADRIPNYYVCGVCGYVADDVIPEKCPICGAPEDQFFEVE, encoded by the coding sequence ATGGGAGAGAAGACGAGACAGAACCTATACGATGCCTACACCGGCGAGTCCAAGGCGGTGGTCAGGCTAAAGGCCTTCGCGAAAAAAGCGGAGGAGGAGGAATACGAGGGCGTGGCCAAGCTCTTCCGCGCCGTGGCGGAATCGGAGGCCGTGCATGCCTTCAACAACCTGCGCCTGCTGCGGGAGATCAAGGACACCGAGACCAACCTGGAGGAGGCCCTGGCCAGCGAGCAGAAGATAGCCGCCGTGGGCTACGACTCCTTCATCGCCGAGGCGGAGGCGGAGGGCGAGAAGGCGGCCGCCACCATGTTCGCCTACGCGCGGGACGTGGAGGAGAGGCACGCCAAGCTCTACGAGGGCGCCCTGCAGCACATGGTCGCCGACCGCATCCCGAATTACTACGTGTGCGGCGTGTGCGGGTACGTGGCCGACGACGTCATCCCCGAGAAGTGTCCCATCTGCGGCGCGCCCGAGGACCAGTTCTTCGAGGTGGAATAG
- a CDS encoding DsrE/DsrF/DrsH-like family protein, whose protein sequence is MGEERERATIVVFSGELDRALAAFNIATTAASMGMEVTMFFTFWGLNVVARERAGGSGRSPLQRMLGLMNRGGARRLRLSRLDMLGGGRAAMKSLMKKYRMPSLEEMISMARELGVRFIACTTSMALMGLEEGDFIPEVEEFAGAATYVEKAAGSKINLFI, encoded by the coding sequence ATGGGAGAGGAAAGAGAGCGCGCGACCATAGTGGTCTTCAGCGGCGAGCTCGACCGCGCCCTGGCGGCCTTCAACATCGCCACCACCGCGGCCTCCATGGGAATGGAGGTGACCATGTTCTTCACCTTCTGGGGGCTCAACGTGGTGGCCAGGGAGAGAGCCGGAGGAAGCGGCAGGAGCCCTCTGCAGAGGATGCTGGGGCTGATGAACCGGGGCGGCGCCCGACGCCTCAGGCTGTCGCGCCTGGACATGCTGGGGGGCGGCAGGGCAGCGATGAAGTCGTTGATGAAGAAGTACCGCATGCCCTCCCTGGAGGAGATGATCTCCATGGCCAGGGAGCTGGGGGTGCGCTTCATCGCCTGCACCACCTCCATGGCCCTCATGGGGCTGGAGGAGGGGGACTTCATCCCCGAGGTGGAGGAGTTCGCCGGCGCCGCCACCTACGTGGAGAAGGCCGCGGGGTCGAAGATAAACCTCTTCATCTAG
- a CDS encoding sulfurtransferase TusA family protein produces MKADRTLDCVGLYCPMPIVKTSQEIKELREGEILEVIADDRGIKSDMPAWCEKTGHEFLGIEEREGEYHVFVRKKG; encoded by the coding sequence ATGAAGGCGGACAGGACCCTTGACTGCGTGGGCCTTTACTGCCCCATGCCCATCGTCAAGACCTCCCAGGAGATAAAGGAGCTGCGGGAAGGGGAGATCCTGGAGGTGATCGCCGACGACAGGGGCATAAAGAGCGACATGCCCGCGTGGTGCGAAAAGACCGGCCACGAGTTCCTGGGCATCGAGGAGCGGGAAGGCGAATACCACGTATTCGTGCGAAAAAAGGGATGA
- a CDS encoding histone deacetylase, whose product MGLTEESGGTSGVYRVAVVYHPDFSTRGYPALKGRVAPAFQELESRGLLELEGVRVLEAEPADEELAAEVHSDSHLRGVRASGHYDIALLSAGAVIRGAREAGEGRALASFCFTGAAGHHASHDGFWGFCFLNDVAMAVTHLREDAGLRRFAIIDIDPHYGDGTRDILGPDPEVLHVNFHSGPGMGRNGGPHNLDIALPHDADDRRFLAGVEEALEAVRGFEHDLLFIIFGHDGHRDDYGAFELGDEAYASFARRVKEVFPERVCYVLSGGADARVARRAVGDVVEVLAR is encoded by the coding sequence ATGGGCTTGACGGAGGAGAGCGGTGGTACGTCCGGTGTTTACAGGGTTGCGGTGGTCTACCACCCCGATTTCTCCACCCGGGGATATCCCGCCCTCAAGGGACGCGTGGCGCCCGCTTTCCAAGAGCTGGAGTCGCGCGGCCTGCTGGAGCTGGAGGGAGTGCGGGTCCTGGAGGCGGAGCCGGCCGACGAGGAGCTGGCCGCCGAGGTGCACAGCGATTCCCACCTCCGCGGGGTGAGGGCCAGCGGTCATTACGATATCGCACTGCTCTCGGCGGGGGCGGTGATCCGCGGGGCCCGCGAGGCGGGGGAGGGGAGAGCGCTGGCTTCCTTCTGCTTCACGGGGGCGGCTGGGCACCATGCCTCCCACGACGGATTCTGGGGGTTCTGCTTCCTCAACGACGTGGCCATGGCGGTTACACACCTGAGGGAGGACGCGGGCTTGCGGCGCTTCGCGATCATAGACATCGATCCCCATTACGGGGACGGGACCAGGGACATCCTCGGGCCGGACCCCGAGGTGCTGCACGTGAACTTCCATTCGGGTCCCGGCATGGGAAGGAACGGAGGTCCCCACAACCTGGACATCGCCCTTCCCCATGACGCGGACGACCGCCGCTTCCTGGCGGGGGTGGAGGAGGCCTTGGAGGCCGTGCGGGGGTTCGAGCACGACCTCCTCTTCATCATCTTCGGGCATGACGGCCACCGCGACGATTACGGCGCCTTCGAGCTGGGAGACGAGGCCTACGCCTCCTTCGCGCGCAGGGTGAAGGAGGTCTTCCCGGAGCGCGTGTGTTACGTGCTCTCGGGCGGCGCGGACGCCCGGGTGGCGCGCCGTGCGGTGGGGGACGTGGTGGAGGTGCTGGCGCGGTGA